From a single Poecilia reticulata strain Guanapo linkage group LG2, Guppy_female_1.0+MT, whole genome shotgun sequence genomic region:
- the tnfsf13b gene encoding tumor necrosis factor ligand superfamily member 13B isoform X1: MAVLADGKHRTGQVASEGRVSWPVFLLTLAAVTSSSLSALSLYQLVDLRAEVEGLKSDISRMREEGQKVSHRDQTENIKGRENIKALQDLPESQHAFSRIRRRRTISQPEISDSVSCLQLLANNSRKPFKKELSSGSYTGIPWQTGLRRGSSLDTDGDRIVVNEPGFYFVYSQVYYMDSTFTMGHVVIRWKRHVVGNEDQDVHLFRCIQSMNPDFSFNTCYTGGIVKLEKGDYLELLIPRSMANISMEGDSTFLGAFKLA, from the exons ATGGCAGTTTTAGCAGATGGGAAACACAGAACTGGACAAGTTGCGTCTGAAGGAAGGGTATCTTGGCCAGTTTTCCTGCTGACACTGGCTGCTGTCACCTCCTCTTCTCTGTCAGCTCTCTCCTTGTACCAGTTAGTGGATCTGAGAGCTGAAGTAGAGGGGCTTAAGTCAGACATCAGCCGCATGAGAGAAGAGGGGCAAAAGGTCAGCCACCGAGATCAG ACTGAAAACAtcaaaggaagagaaaatatCAAAGCACTTCAGGATTTACCAGAGTCTCAACATGCTTTCAGTCgaataagaagaagaaggacaATATCTCAACCAGAAATCTCAG ATTCTGTCTCCTGTCTGCAGCTTTTGGCAAACAACAGCAGAAAACCCTTCAAGAAAG AACTTTCCTCGGGTTCGTACACAGGTATCCCCTGGCAAACTGGGCTGAGGAGAGGCTCATCCCTGGACACAGATGGGGATCGCATTGTAGTCAACGAGCCTGGTTTCTACTTTGTCTACAGTCAG GTCTACTACATGGACAGCACCTTCACAATGGGGCACGTGGTGATACGATGGAAGAGGCACGTTGTGGGAAATGAGGATCAGGATGTGCATTTGTTCCGCTGCATCCAAAGCATGAACCCCGATTTCTCTTTCAACACTTGCTACACAGGAG GTATTGTAAAGCTGGAGAAGGGAGACTACTTGGAGCTTTTGATCCCCCGATCTATGGCCAACATTTCCATGGAAGGAGACTCTACCTTTCTGGGTGCTTTTAAGCTTGCTTAA
- the tnfsf13b gene encoding tumor necrosis factor ligand superfamily member 13B isoform X3, with amino-acid sequence MALSLYQLVDLRAEVEGLKSDISRMREEGQKVSHRDQTENIKGRENIKALQDLPESQHAFSRIRRRRTISQPEISDSVSCLQLLANNSRKPFKKELSSGSYTGIPWQTGLRRGSSLDTDGDRIVVNEPGFYFVYSQVYYMDSTFTMGHVVIRWKRHVVGNEDQDVHLFRCIQSMNPDFSFNTCYTGGIVKLEKGDYLELLIPRSMANISMEGDSTFLGAFKLA; translated from the exons ATGG CTCTCTCCTTGTACCAGTTAGTGGATCTGAGAGCTGAAGTAGAGGGGCTTAAGTCAGACATCAGCCGCATGAGAGAAGAGGGGCAAAAGGTCAGCCACCGAGATCAG ACTGAAAACAtcaaaggaagagaaaatatCAAAGCACTTCAGGATTTACCAGAGTCTCAACATGCTTTCAGTCgaataagaagaagaaggacaATATCTCAACCAGAAATCTCAG ATTCTGTCTCCTGTCTGCAGCTTTTGGCAAACAACAGCAGAAAACCCTTCAAGAAAG AACTTTCCTCGGGTTCGTACACAGGTATCCCCTGGCAAACTGGGCTGAGGAGAGGCTCATCCCTGGACACAGATGGGGATCGCATTGTAGTCAACGAGCCTGGTTTCTACTTTGTCTACAGTCAG GTCTACTACATGGACAGCACCTTCACAATGGGGCACGTGGTGATACGATGGAAGAGGCACGTTGTGGGAAATGAGGATCAGGATGTGCATTTGTTCCGCTGCATCCAAAGCATGAACCCCGATTTCTCTTTCAACACTTGCTACACAGGAG GTATTGTAAAGCTGGAGAAGGGAGACTACTTGGAGCTTTTGATCCCCCGATCTATGGCCAACATTTCCATGGAAGGAGACTCTACCTTTCTGGGTGCTTTTAAGCTTGCTTAA
- the tnfsf13b gene encoding tumor necrosis factor ligand superfamily member 13B isoform X2 has protein sequence MAVLADGKHRTGQVASEGRVSWPVFLLTLAAVTSSSLSALSLYQLVDLRAEVEGLKSDISRMREEGQKVSHRDQTENIKGRENIKALQDLPESQHAFSRIRRRRTISQPEISDSVSCLQLLANNSRKPFKKGIPWQTGLRRGSSLDTDGDRIVVNEPGFYFVYSQVYYMDSTFTMGHVVIRWKRHVVGNEDQDVHLFRCIQSMNPDFSFNTCYTGGIVKLEKGDYLELLIPRSMANISMEGDSTFLGAFKLA, from the exons ATGGCAGTTTTAGCAGATGGGAAACACAGAACTGGACAAGTTGCGTCTGAAGGAAGGGTATCTTGGCCAGTTTTCCTGCTGACACTGGCTGCTGTCACCTCCTCTTCTCTGTCAGCTCTCTCCTTGTACCAGTTAGTGGATCTGAGAGCTGAAGTAGAGGGGCTTAAGTCAGACATCAGCCGCATGAGAGAAGAGGGGCAAAAGGTCAGCCACCGAGATCAG ACTGAAAACAtcaaaggaagagaaaatatCAAAGCACTTCAGGATTTACCAGAGTCTCAACATGCTTTCAGTCgaataagaagaagaaggacaATATCTCAACCAGAAATCTCAG ATTCTGTCTCCTGTCTGCAGCTTTTGGCAAACAACAGCAGAAAACCCTTCAAGAAAG GTATCCCCTGGCAAACTGGGCTGAGGAGAGGCTCATCCCTGGACACAGATGGGGATCGCATTGTAGTCAACGAGCCTGGTTTCTACTTTGTCTACAGTCAG GTCTACTACATGGACAGCACCTTCACAATGGGGCACGTGGTGATACGATGGAAGAGGCACGTTGTGGGAAATGAGGATCAGGATGTGCATTTGTTCCGCTGCATCCAAAGCATGAACCCCGATTTCTCTTTCAACACTTGCTACACAGGAG GTATTGTAAAGCTGGAGAAGGGAGACTACTTGGAGCTTTTGATCCCCCGATCTATGGCCAACATTTCCATGGAAGGAGACTCTACCTTTCTGGGTGCTTTTAAGCTTGCTTAA